One Gallus gallus isolate bGalGal1 chromosome 11, bGalGal1.mat.broiler.GRCg7b, whole genome shotgun sequence DNA window includes the following coding sequences:
- the PIEZO1 gene encoding piezo-type mechanosensitive ion channel component 1 isoform X2 — protein sequence MERRALCAGLYWLLLPLALLAACLFRFNALSLVYLLYLLLLPWFPGPADVSGHAGRLLKALLGTSLLFLLAHFVFQICLYTLPALDQLLGPSCSSWEVLARHIGVTRLDLGDLPNSVRLVAPDVGILLVSSLCLCLCHRLVPKGSAAARRPESQQPPEQGEEQDVERRGGTAGGDAPLSARLRVTAHWVLWAAGKGLAILLLALAGITLPSASSSVYYVLFVGLCTWWACHLPSSRAAFDALCVLVGLYAAAHLLCLYAYQAPFVQGVFPPPTIWARVFGFKDIILYSNCSRPNALQLNTDHPWPVYANPGILLLLYYTVATLLKLRRLDARRAAVPAQSPTRDLVELESWPKDSDGVAEDTKPMLSSSAGKRSTENCTVHVMGDATPLGRDRPAERLPLQALWHVIMNQSYVCALIAMMVWSITYHSWLTFVLLLWSCLIWIVRSRHHFAMLCSPFLLLYGIALCSLQYVWGMDLGPELPTRVGLMSLEQLGLVRPKYPCLDLGAKLLLTLTFWLLVRQFIKEKLLTRTCPATPLLEVTVSDTEPGQQRDVLKALGALVRDFYAKYWICVCAGMFIVVSFAGRLVVYKIVYMFLFLLCLTLFQVYYTLWRKVLKGFWWLVVAYTMLVLIAVYTFQFEDFPMYWRNLTGLTNEQLGDLGLEQFSVSELFSSTLIPGFFLLACILQLHYFHRPFMHITDLEHIPASEPQPCHIPRPEELHGSRLLRDAVVAESARTEGGESDTASQAPSKWGLVLERLIVLGWTFSDTLTRGQVFVGRLLELHILKLVALYTVWVALQEVSLMNFLLVLLWAFAMPYCRFRHMASCLSTVWTCIIIVCKMLYQLKIVDPSEYSSNCTQPLLNGTNLSPEEMGNSTLYRGPVDPANWFGIRKGFPNLGYIQNHLLVLLLLVLEAVVYRRQEYYRKQHQLVVPITETIFEDVSREQLDHGLVTCAKYFLNYFYYKFGLEICFLMTVNVIGQRMNFMVILHGCWLVVILTRRRRAAIARLWPKYCLFLVVFLLYQYLLCVGMPPALCMDYPWRWSQSLPMNSALIKWLYLPDFFVAPKSTNLINDFVLLLCAAQQWRVFVAERTEEWLRAAGDNADRPDLEREPHNPTPNFIHCRSYLDMAKVVVFRYLFWFVLVVVFITGATRISLFGLGYLLACFYLLLFGTAMLRKPARARLVLWDCLILYNITVIISKNMLSLLSCVFVQQMQSNFCWVIQLFSLVCTVKGYYDPKEMGKDQDCSLPVEEAGIIWDSICFFFLLLQRRVFLSYYFLHVMLDLQASALQASRGVALFRASLMKSMRSHRQAEKKSLAQLKRQMERIRAKQEKYHQERLPGGEGQDGARAAPSSPADPARQRERWWRPWLDHAAVLHSGEYFLFESDSEEEEEAAVPEEPRPGRQSAFQLAYQAWMTNTRTALRQQEREQQEALGDELTAGDSRAREEALEAPEEADGQEEEEEEEEGSERGNVLQRALNTLRFLWVLCQAMVDGLTQWLDACTQEHTDMSTVLRLERYVLTQRLAKGEDVHRGVLDELYLLPPEEPQEEPQNGIASSGCNGAECEQRAEPPAAEYPLQRGSQEQVASWGSREDVAGSRELLALPQNRSRTASELLVSRRLYFAELEESEKFYQSHNRFLKLLLAVYHCVAAHSELLCYFIIILNNMVTASVISLFLPILVFLWAMLSIPRPSKRFWMTAIVFTEVMVVVKYLFQFGFFPWNGYAMLVRNEGKPFFPPRILGLEKTDRYIKYDLIQLLALFFHRSLLLCYGLWDHEEDPFAKKKPEVEQAEDEEEEEERQEEAGSPAVPAEPGALGAAVGSEPEGDARGQKEGSGDGATHLRFRRKRRRGKEPAAVVEEEDGEEEEEGEEEEEVEEEEAKQSHSQKKLKAFGLRVKLFFLTMAQNMYQPVRGFFHDILHTQYRAATDVYAFMFLADVVDFIIIIFGFWAFGKHSAAADITSSLSDDQVPEAFLVMLLIQFTTMVIDRALYLRKTVLGKLIFQVILVFSIHLWMFFILPAVTERLFSLNTVAQLWYFVKCIYFSLSAYQIRCGYPTRILGNFLTKKYNHLNLFLFQGFRLVPFLVELRAVMDWVWTDTTLSLSNWMCVEDIYANIFIIKCSRETEKKYPQPKGQKKKKIVKYGMGGLIILFLVAIIWFPLLFMSLVRSVVGVVNHPIDVTVTLKLGGYEPLFTMSAQQQSIQPFTPQDYEALTNEFERQPVAMQFITLYGYEDIVTARIEGSSGSLWSISPPSREQMRRELQNGSSDITLRLTWTFQRDLGKGGTVEHTFDKHTTDLQPGAPERMELAQLLQGTRDAPVQVPKLFPKYIRAPNGPEANPVKQLLPDGEDSYLDVEVQLKRERSGSGQGSDSFLEWWVVRLKDAPARDGNILPMVIFNDKVSPPSLGFLAGYGIMGLYVSIVLVIGKFVRGFFSEISHSIMFEELPCVDRILKLCQDIFLVRETGELELEEELYAKLIFLYRSPETMIKWTREKE from the exons TGCCTGTGTCTGTGCCACCGCCTCGTCCCCAAGGGCAGCGCTGCCGCCCGCAGACCGGAGTCCCAGCAGCCCCCTGAGCAG GGGGAAGAGCAGGACGTGGAGCGGCGCGGTGGCACGGCCGGCGGGGACGCACCGCTCAGCGCCAGGCTGCGGGTGACGGCACACTGGGTGCTGTGGGCGGCCGGGAAGGGGTTGGCCATCCTGCTGCTGGCCTTGGCCG GGATCACCCTGCCCTCCGCCTCCTCCAGCGTCTACTACGTGCTGTTCGTGGGGCTGTGCACCTGGTGGGCATGCCACCTCCCCTCCAGCCGCGCTGCCTTCGATGCCCTCTGCGTCCTCGTCGGCCTCTACGCTGCTGCCCACCTCCTGTGCCTCTATGCCTATCAAGCACCCTTCGTGCAGGGGGTCTTCCCGCCCCCCACCATCTGGGCACG GGTGTTTGGCTTCAAGGACATCATCCTATACAGCAACTGCTCCCGACCCAACGCCCTCCAGCTCAACACCGACCACCCCTGGCCCGTCTACGCCAACCCtggcatcctgctgctgctctactACACCGTGGCCACGCTGCTGAAGCTGCGCCGCCTGGATGCCAgg agagcagcagtgccagcacagtCCCCAACGCGGGATCTGGTGGAGCTGGAGAGCTGGCCCAAGGACAGCGATGGCGTGGCTGAAGACACCAAG CCCATGCTGTCCTCCAGCGCTGGGAAGCGGAGCACGGAGAACTGCACCGTCCACGTCATGGGTGATGCCACGCCACTGG GCAGGGACCGTCCGGCGGAGCGGCTGCCCCTGCAGGCACTGTGGCACGTCATCATGAACCAGAGCTACGTCTGCGCCCTCATTGCCATGATG GTGTGGAGCATCACCTACCACAGCTGGCTGACCTTCGTGCTGCTGCTCTGGTCCTGCCTCATCTGGATCGTGCGCAGCCGGCACCACTTCGCCATGCTCTGCTcacccttcctgctgctttatggcattgctctctgcagcctgcagtacGTCTGGGGCATGGACCTGGGCCCCGAGCTGCCCACCCGTGTCGGCCTTATGAGCctggagcagctggggctggtgcGCCCCAAGTACCCCTGCCTGGACCTGGGGGCCAAG ctcctgctcaccCTCACCTTCTGGCTGCTGGTACGGCAGTTCATTAAGGAGAAGCTGCTAACGAGGACGTGCCCAGCCACCCCGCTGCTGGAGGTGACCGTTTCGGATACAG AACCTGGCCAACAGCGGGATGTGCTGAAGGCACTGGGGGCTCTGGTGAGGGATTTCTATGCCAAGTATTGGATCTGTGTGTGCGCCGGTATGTTCATCGTGGTCAGCTTCGCCGGGCGCCTCGTGGTCTACAAGATCGTCTACAtgttcctcttcctcctctgcctcaCCCTCTTCCAG gtgtaCTACACCCTATGGCGCAAAGTGCTGAAGGGCTTCTGGTGGCTGGTGGTGGCCTACACCATGCTGGTGCTCATCGCCGTCTACACCTTCCAGTTCGAGGACTTCCCCATGTACTGGAGGAACCTGACGGGTCTCACCAACGAGCA GCTGGGTGACCTGGGTCTGGAGCAGTTCAGTGTCTCCGAGCTCTTCTCCAGCACCCTCATCCCGGGCTTCTTTCTGCTGGCCTGCATCCTTCAGCTTCACTACTTCCACCGCCCCTTCATGCACATCACTGACCTGGAGCACATCCCTGCCTCCGAGCCGCAGCCCTGCCACATCCCCCGGCCCGAGGAGCTGCATGGCAGCCGGCTGCTGCGAGATGCAGTTGTTGCTGAGAGTGCCAGGACTGAGGGGGGAGAGTCTGACACTGCCTCACAGG CACCCAGCAAGTGGGGGCTGGTGCTGGAGCGCCTCATCGTGCTGGGCTGGACCTTCTCGGACACGCTGACCCGCGGGCAGGTCTTCGTGGGGCGCCTGCTGGAGCTGCATATCCTCAAGCTGGTGGCCCTCTACACCGTCTGGGTGGCCCTGCAGGAG GTATCGCTGATGAATTtcttgctggtgctgctgtgggctttCGCCATGCCTTACTGCCGCTTCCGCCACATGGCCTCGTGCCTCTCCACCGTCTGGACCTGCATCATCATCGTCTGCAAGATGCTCTACCAGCTCAAGATCGTCGACCCCAGCGAGTACTCCAGCAACTGCACCCAG CCCCTGCTCAACGGCACCAACCTGAGCCCGGAGGAGATGGGCAACTCCACGCTGTACCGCGGCCCCGTGGACCCCGCCAACTGGTTCGGCATCCGCAAGGGCTTCCCCAACCTGGGCTACATCCAG AACCacctcctggtgctgctgctgctggtgctggaggcGGTGGTGTATCGGCGCCAGGAGTATTACCGTAAGCAGCACCAGCTGGTGGTCCCCATCACTGAGACCATCTTTGAGGACGTGTCCCGTGAGCAGCTGGACCACGGCTTGGTCACCTGTGCCAAGTACTTCCTCAACTACTTCTACTACAAATTTGGCTTGGAG ATCTGCTTCCTGATGACGGTGAACGTGATCGGGCAGAGGATGAACTTCATGGTGATCCTGCACGGCTGCTGGCTGGTCGTCATCCTGACACGGCGCCGGCGGGCGGCCATCGCACGCCTTTGGCCCAAGTATTGCCTCTTCCTCGTGGTCTTCCTCCTCTACCAGTACCTGCTGTGTGTCGGCATGCCGCCTGCTCTCTGCATGG ATTACCCGTGGCGCTGGAGCCAGTCCCTCCCCATGAACTCGGCGCTCATCAAGTGGCTCTACCTGCCTGATTTCTTCGTGGCCCCCAAATCCACCAACCTCATCA ATGACttcgtgctgctgctgtgcgcGGCGCAGCAGTGGAGGGTGTTTGTGGCCGAGCGCACCGAGGAGTGGCTGCGGGCTGCGGGTGACAATGCAGACCGGCCGGACCTGGAGCGAGAGCCACACAACCCCACCCCCAACTTCATCCACTGCCG GTCCTACCTGGACATGGCGAAGGTGGTGGTCTTCCGTTACCTCTTCTGGTTTGTCCTGGTGGTGGTCTTCATCACCGGGGCCACCCGCATCAGCCTCTTCGGCCTCGGCTACCTGCTCGCCTGCTTCTACCTCCTGCTCTTCGGCACTGCCATGCTGCGCAAGCCAGCACGGGCACGCCTCGTGCTCTGGGACTGCCTCATCCTCTACAACATCACTGTCATCATCTCCAAAAACATGCTGTCG CTCCTCTCCTGCGTCTTCGTGCAGCAGATGCAGAGCAACTTCTGCTGGGTGATCCAACTCTTCAGCCTGGTCTGCACCGTCAAGGGCTACTACGACC CCAAGGAGATGGGCAAGGACCAGGACTGCTCGCTGCCGGTGGAGGAGGCTGGCATCATCTGGGACAGCATctgcttcttcttcctcctgctccagcGCCGCGTCTTCCTCAGCTACTACTTCTTGCACGTCATGCTGGACCTCCAAGCTTCTGCCCTGCAGGCTTCCAG GGGTGTCGCACTGTTCAGAGCCAGCCTCATGAAGAGCATGCGCTCCCACCGGCAGGCTGAGAAGAAGTCGCTGGCTCAGCTCAAAAGGCA GATGGAACGGATCCGTGCCAAGCAGGAGAAGTACCACCAGGAGCGGCTGCCGGGTGGTGAGGGGCAGGATGGGGCCAGGGCAG CGCCCAGCAGCCCTGCGGACCCTGCCCGGCAGAGGGAGCGGTGGTGGCGGCCATGGTTAGACCACGCCGCAG TGCTGCATTCCGGGGAATACTTCCTCTTTGAGTCAGacagtgaggaagaggaggaggcagcagtgcCCGAGGAGCCGCGGCCAGGCAGGCAGAGTGCCTTCCAG CTTGCCTATCAGGCCTGGATGACCAACACCAGGACAGCGCTGAGGCAGCAGGAGCGCGAGCAGCAGGAGGCTCTGGGCGATGAGCTCACTGCAG gggacagcagagcGAGGGAGGAGGCATTAGAGGCGCCCGAAGAGGCTGATggccaggaggaggaagaggaggaggaggaaggatctG AGCGGGGCAATGTGCTGCAGCGGGCGCTGAACACCCTGCGCTTCCTGTGGGTGCTGTGCCAGGCCATGGTGGATGGTCTCACCCAGTGGCTGGATGCCTGCACGCAGGAGCACACCGACATGTCCACCGTGCTGCGGCTCGAGAGATACGTCCTGACGCAGCGCCTGGCCAAG GGTGAGGATGTGCACCGCGGGGTGCTGGATGAGCTCTACCTGCTGCCACCCGAGGAGCCCCAAGAGGAGCCACAAAATGGCATCGCTTCCAG TGGGTGCAATGGAGCTGAGTGTGAACAAAGGGCTGAGCCCCCCGCAGCAGAGTACCCTCTGCAGAGAGGCAGCCAGGAGCAGGTGGCAAGCTGGGGGTCACGGGAGGACGTGGCGGGGTCTCGGGAGCTGCTGGCCCTGCCACAGAACCGGAGCCGGACAGCCAGCGAGCTGCTGGTGAGCAG GAGGCTGTACTTTGCCGAGCTGGAGGAGTCGGAGAAGTTCTACCAGTCCCACAACCGctttctgaagctgctgctggccgTCTACCACTGCGTGGCCGCCCACTCCGAGCTGCTCTGCTACTTCATCATCATCCTCAACAACATGGTGACCGCCTCCGTCATCTCCCTCTTCCTGCCCATCCTTGTCTTCCTCTGGGCCATGCTCTCCATCCCCCGGCCCAGCAAACGCTTCTGGATGACTGCCATCGTCTTCACTGAG gtgatggtggtggtgaaaTACCTCTTCCAGTTTGGTTTCTTCCCTTGGAACGGCTACGCCATGCTGGTGCGTAATGAGGGCAAGCCCTTTTTCCCACCCCGCATCCTGGGGCTGGAGAAGACCGACCGCTACATCAAATACGACCTTATTCAGCTCCTGGCACTCTTCTTCCACCGCTCGCTGCTGCTG TGCTATGGGCTGTGGGACCACGAGGAGGATCCCTTTGCCAAGAAGAAGCCAGAGGTGGAGCAGgcagaggatgaggaggaggaggaggagcggcaGGAGGAAGCGGGGTCCCCAGCGgtgccagcagagccaggagctcTGGGTGCAGCTGTGGGGTCAGAGCCGGAGGGCGATGCCCGGGGGCAGAAGGAGGGGAGTGGGGATGGAGCAACACATCTCCGCttcaggaggaagaggaggcgaGGCAAGGAGCCAGCAGCAGTGGTGGAGGAAG aggatggggaggaggaggaggagggagaggaagaggaagaggtggaagaggaggaggcaaAACAGAGCCACTCTCAGAAGAAGCTGAAGGCGTTTGGTCTCCGGGTCAAGCTCTTCTTCCTCACCAT GGCACAAAACATGTACCAGCCCGTGCGTGGGTTCTTCCACGACATCCTGCACACCCAGTACCGGGCAGCCACCGACGTCTATGCCTTCATGTTCCTGGCTGATGTGGTCgacttcatcatcatcatctttggTTTCTGGGCCTTCGGG AAACACTCAGCGGCCGCCGACATCACCTCCTCCCTGTCGGATGACCAAGTCCCAGAGGCCTTCCTGGTCATGCTGCTCATCCAGTTCACCACCATGGTGATCGACCGCGCGCTCTACCTCCGTAAGACCGTACTGGGCAAGCTCATCTTCCAGGTCATCCTGGTCTTCAGCATCCATCTCTGGATGTTCTTCATCCTGCCAGCCGTCACTGAAAG GTTGTTCAGCCTCAACACAGTGGCCCAGCTGTGGTACTTCGTCAAGTGCATCTACTTCTCGCTGTCAGCCTACCAGATCCGCTGTGGCTACCCCACCCGCATCCTGGGCAACTTCCTCACCAAGAAATACAACCACCTCAACCTCTTCCTCTTCCAGGG GTTCCGCCTCGTGCCCTTCCTGGTGGAGCTGCGTGCCGTCATGGATTGGGTCTGGACCGACACCACGCTGTCGCTGTCCAACTGGATGTGTGTGGAAGACATCTACGCCAACATCTTCATCATCAAGTGCAGCCGTGAGACAGAGAAG AAATACCCGCAGCCCAAAgggcagaagaagaagaagatcgTCAAGTACGGCATGGGTGGCCTCATCATCCTCTTCCTGGTGGCCATCATCTGGTTCCCACTGCTCTTCATGTCGCTGGTGCGCTCGGTGGTGGGCGTCGTCAACCACCCCATCGACGTCACCGTCACCCTCAAGCTGGGGGGGTACGAG CCTCTGTTCACCATGAGTGCCCAGCAGCAGTCCATCCAACCCTTCACGCCGCAGGACTACGAAGCGCTGACCAACGAATTCGAGAGGCAGCCG GTGGCCATGCAGTTCATCACGCTGTACGGCTATGAGGACATCGTCACAGCGCGCATTGAGGGCAGCTCGGGCTCCCTGTGGAGCATCAGCCCTCCCAGCCGCGAGCAGATGCGGCGAGAGCTGCAGAATGGCTCCTCTGACATCACCCTGCGCCTCACCTGGACCTTCCAGAG ggacCTGGGGAAGGGCGGCACGGTGGAGCACACCTTCGACAAGCACACCACCGACCTGCAGCCCGGAGCACCCGAGCGCATGGAGCTGGCCCAGTTACTGCAGGGCACCCGTGATGCCCCCGT GCAAGTGCCCAAACTCTTCCCCAAATACATCCGGGCACCCAACGGCCCCGAAGCCAACCCGgtcaagcagctgctgccag ATGGAGAGGACAGCTACCTGGATGTCGAGGTGCAGCTGAAACGGGAGCGCTCAGGCTCGGGGCAGGGCAGTGACAGCTTCCTGGAGTGGTGGGTGGTGCGGCTGAAGGATGCTCCGGCACGCGACGGCAACATCCTGCCCATGGTCATCTTCAATGACAAAGTCAGCCCCCCCAGCCTGGGCTTTTTGGCTGGCTATGG GATCATGGGGCTGTATGTCTCCATCGTGCTGGTGATTGGCAAGTTCGTGCGAGGCTTCTTCAGCGAGATCTCGCATTCCATCATGTTTGAGGAGCTGCCCTGCGTGGACCGCATCCTGAAGCTGTGCCAGGACATCTTCCTGGTGCGGGAGACgggagagctggagctggaggaggagctctACGCCAAGCTCATCTTCCTCTACCGCTCACCCGAGACCATGATCAAGTGGACGAGGGAGAAGGAGTAA